The DNA window TGTTGGGCTTAATACTTTGGTCCGATGGGTCCCATTTCCATTGACGCCTTACGTTATGAAGGCTTCCCCTTCCCAGCCAACGAGGCCTAGCTCACTTCGCTTCGCACTTTCTTCCCCACGAAACCAGAGCAAATCCGGCGAGCcggtgcggcggcagcggcggaggaGGGAGACGACGGCGCGAGCAGGAGCATCAGGAGGAGGCAGCGGAGATGGATCCGGACTCGGTCAAGTCGACGCTCTCTAACCTTGCCTTCGGCAAcgtcatcgccgccgccgcccgcgaccTCCAGAAGGTGACCGACTTCTCCCCCAATATTCCGGCGCCGCCTTACGCTGCCGCCCTGCCGCAACTCTGCCTTTTGTACCGCAACTGGATCGCGGAGTTTGACTAGGAGGTAGCTAGCACCCGCGCGCCGGATCTCAAGGCTGGCGCGCGCGTACGAGGAGTTTGATCCAGACTATGTTTTTTGATCGGAATAGTAGCTGCTGGTTTCGGCCCGCGAGTTGCTGAGTTGCGCCTCTGGGAACGTTTGCATGTTTGCTCGCAGATCAGTAAACTGGTTGCGAGTTCAAACGTAACCTGATGTTATGTTGGAGAGTTTAGTTGGGTGTGATCCATGGGAGTAATGGAATGTAAGTTTCAGGTGTTCGATAGAGTGATGGTGCTGGATGCACAAGTACTTCTTGTGAACAAATCATTTCATGGGTTTGCACAAACGAGTTTTGTCTAGCTGGGATGTACTGGATTTTGGTGTGGAGTGTGCTTCGGCCTTTGGGGAATAAGTAACTGGATTTTCCTGTCTTGGGAGCAGAGTTGTATCCGTTGCGAATCCTGGTATTCAAGTTGCTCTTCTTGAGTTCTCCACTCATCAAAAATATCTTATTAGTGAACTTCCTGATTTTACAATGTTTGGTCTAGGGGGGATAGTGTGTTTATTCATGAATATTGTACTTGTGACGCTTTGCATTGTCTCAGGTGGTTTGTGTATGGCAGTGAGTTTTTAGTTAAAGGGCTTATTTCAGCAGTGAGCATGAGCTAGGAATTGCTTGAAATTGGTAAAGTTTAGAACTCTTAGCCTGTTGGAGGACCATGGATtcgtcaatttttttttttgtataagcCCCCTTACTTTGTACCCCTTTATATAGAAGAAGATGGATCGATTGACTCCTGCATACAACATTGTCTGGCTATCATGGAAAACTTCATTTACCAATTTCGTTATTTCTGACATTTTTTTACGGTCTGTTAACCCATATTAATTGTTTATTTGTTGTATCATTGTTTTCTTTCCATCATTGTACTGTGGTTGGCAGACTCCCCACCTTGTTTCTATCATTTTCAGTTGTTTTCGACTTTCCAGTATGGTATAGAGATTAAATGTTTCTCCTTTTTTCCTTTGAATTTCACTTCTGACATTGTAAATGGAGCATGTTTTCTATGTGTTCCATTATGGATTTTAATTTCGTCATGCTGACATTGCTGCACTTCATCTTAGGAAATGGTGGCTAAAGACAAAGCTCAAGCAGCACCTGCAAGCCATGATGAAgttgatcttgatgagttgatggATGTGAGTAGAAGGAGAAATGTTTATTTACTTATCCCTTGTATTTGCCTTATTTGTATGGCACATAGTATTGTGTCATATTGTGGGTTGTCAAATTCATGGAACTTTTCACCAGGACCCAGAACTTGAGAAGTTGCACGCGGAGAGAATTGCTGCCCTTAAGGTACTGATCTCCATCTTTCACTTATGAAGCTTATGCAAGTGTCATGTTCTTTTTATTCATGAAAGCTCTCTATGCAACAGAAAGAGGCTGAGAAGCGTGAAGTGCTAAAAAGGCAAGGTCACGGTGAATACAGGGAGATAACTGAAGGGGACTTCCTTGGGGAGGTTACTGGCATTGAAAAAGTCATATGCCATTTCTATCACCGTGAATTTTACCGTTGCAAGTATGGCATAACTTACGTTCTTGTTTTTTGAGATATTGTTTTGCTTTTGGTACTTAAGGAAATTATTTTCTGTGAATATTTGCTAGGATCATGGATAAACATTTGAAGGCCCTTGCCCCAATCTATGTGGGAACAAAATTCGTCAAGCTTGATGCTGAAGTCTGTATACTACCACTTGGCTATAAATTACTTTCTTTTAAGAACCCTGAAGCCTAATGTTATCTATAACTTACTGCAGAATGCTCCATTCTTTGTGGCCAAACTGGCAATCAAAACATTGCCATGTGTAATATTGTTCAAGTAAGTGCACAAGTTTTTCATAACTCCTGCCTATTTGATAATGTTTATTGGTGTTTGGTACCCTGCAATCTTCCTGCTTCACCATACTATGATCCCTGTCCTATGTCAGGAAGGGTATTGCTGTTGACCGGTTAGTTGGGTTTCAAGATCTCAGAAGCAAAGACGATTTTTCAACAAGAGCATTGGAAAATATTCTCAAGATGAAAGGTAACCATGAAAACTATACGGCAGTCCTTGACAATTTTGGGATGACAATGCGTTAACGTCCAAAAACAAATTCTAGGGATaattgatgagaagaagaaagatgatgacgatgatgaagaAAGTGAGTCTAAGAATAGGAGGGTTAGATCTTCAACTGCTCAAGATTCTGACTCAGACTGAACATGAGATGAAGATTGGGGATTCACCTTTTTGCACTCTAGATTTTGTTTGTCTGTTCTGTACTGTAATTGATTTGTGTGACCCATGTATCGATACCAGATACCAGATACCAGAACAAGAGCATGTACAAGAGATTCTTTACTAACTCAGCATCTATTAGGGTTTGTGTAAAAGCTAGGGTTTGTGGCTGCCTTTTATTTTCTTGCTCATTTGTCATAAGATGGTACGACTGATTGTCTGCTGTGGGCATCAGATTTATTTTTTAGCGTCCGCTAGAGTGAAAAAGGTCGCATGATCACCATAATGGTCTGGCGGCTGGTTAGATGTGTGGGCCCCACGCGCCAATGCAAATCCGTTCGTACTTGAGATTCTCATTATTAGTATTAGGGTTTGAGCAATAATTGTCCGCTGTGTTCAGTCACTAGTCCACTAGTACTCTGAAGCACTGTCCGTGACCGACCGAACCACTCGCTTAAACATGAGAGTGTTTCGCTGCGGTTGcagtagattttttttttaaaagccgACAGTAGAATATTGTGTCTCTTTGACCAAATACTAGATGGTCATTTCTTATGTTGCCCATTTTTTACCACATATGATTTGACCAACAATTGACACGTGTTTTACTGGCAATTTGTTTTGCCACCCATCGGAAACGGCATGTACTTTCTTTTTACAATTCTTTTCAATCATAGTATATGTATAAATGTAAACGCTCACTCTATAAATACACGCTCACGCACCCTAACTTATGAACACGTCTAAAATATTGAGCTGGCATATTTTAATTGATGAAGTAACATAGttgagagagagaattaaatagTATTAGTCTTAAAACTAGAGGTGGTTACGTCTTACATATACAGgctctgttcgcttcgctgaaaaaacaagacgAAACACtgttttcggctgatttgttgtgagagaaaaacactgttccagctgaaaaaacaatctgaaaaagacggattataagagaaacgaacgggGCCATACTAGGACGGTGGGAGTTTATCTAGAGAGGCATATTTTAATTGATGAAGTAACATAGTTGTCTCGCTACCAACGGATACATTGGCTACCATTAAAACCTATAAACACACTATGCACACACGCATCTTACCTTATAAGTACTTTTGAAATATTGAGTCGATATATGtagagattgacgaagtcaccataaACATCTTACTGTCGAAGGatacgtcgcctaccactgaaaaacATCGTTAGATCCTAAAATACCTTTTTAAAATAAATTTGTGAACACCCAGGTCAAACCTAATGGGCAGGTTCCGTTACAAAGAACTTAACCGGTTGAGTTATACTTCATCCGCAGTGAACTTAACATTTATTTGTATAACTCGACAAAACGTGGATTCTGTCATGCAAAAAGAAACTTGTAGGATTAATGAAAATTCATTCTCATCTTTTTCACGCAAAACATGTCCAATTTCTAAGATGTGTTTTGTTTCTTAGTAAATTTTGGTGACCAAAGTTGGTCAAATCTAAAGCAATCGATTTGGTGACTAAAGTTTGACCATACCAAAATTTAGATTGGTTAGGAGATGGTAAAAACTAAAACACCCCTATGTTTGGATGCACCAGCTAAATTATAGCTAGCTAAATTTAGCTGTGGTGCATCCAAACACCCCATTCTATTAGCAGCTAAAAGGCCTCCCAACTAATGGGAACCAGGCAACCAGCTAATCCAATTAGCTTGGTTATTAGGAGATGGTAAAAACTAAAACACCTCTGTGTTTTACTAACTTAAAAGGCAAAAcggagaaaagaagaagaaacaaaATAAAGATTCTATTTGGCTGATCCCGCATCTGATAAGTGCTATTTTTGTTGTCtgaggaaaaaaaaaaaaaccctgcaGGACTGACGGGCTAAGTGAACAGCGCGCTCATTCTGCTACTGCACACTGCAGCGCCATTAGCCAGTAGCCCGGTACACCCCACTATCAGCAATTCGAGATTCCTGCGTCCCACTCCCACCCCCGCACCTCCGTTACTCCCCATTGCTCCCAGTCGCCTGGCTCCACCCACCCGGCCACCCCTGCCTCCCTGTTCTGTGCCCTCACACGGTCACCCCTCCGGCTCTCCCCTCGCCAAGAACCAACAAAACCCCATGCCTGCCTGCCACTGTGCGCACGTGAGCGACCCACTGCCCTGCTCGCCCGGGATCGAGCCGCGTTGGCCGCATTGCCGCGTCCGTCCTGGAGTCGCCGCCGCCACGGAGGTTTCGGTGAGTGAGGTTCTCTCGTCGCCTCTTTGACTAGCTGTTGAGCTGGGATTCTTGAGTTCTAGGCTACTGGACTGTGGAATCGGGTGGGGTAGGTAAGAAAGTATGTCTCTTTCCTGTGCTATAAATAAAGCCCTGGTGGTTTAAGGCGGGTTTTAGGTTAATCCTTGGGTGGATTCTTGGTTTGGTTTGGATTCTCTGATGCGCTGCATTTGATTGATTTGGGGATCCCTTGATCCGGGCTCTAGAGAGGTTCCCATACCGATTTCGGGGGCGCCTTGGTCTGGAATGAAAACCACATTCTACTgtattgaggatgaagaagaggggGGAAACATTTTTGCCCCAATTACCCCTTTTGCCCATTCCGTCCTGCTGGTAGGAATGTAGGATAATGCTGGTTTCAACTTTCAAGAACCGGATTTGCGTAGTGCCCTGGTCACCACCTGGGGATTTGGGGGCTGCATTAGGAAGATTACCGTGGTGCTGAAGTGCTGCTTTTGAGGTAGTAATGGGTTTTATCATTTTTTTTCTCTCACTATATGATACAGTTGTTTGATCAGAGGTTGGAATTGGAGAAAGGTCTCGCTTTACTGGTTCCTTTTCTTACTCTGTTGTGCCAGCTTATCTGCTGCCACAGCCCCTGCTTGCTTTAATCATAAGACTGCTTGCTTTAATCATGGCACAGGCTTCCAAGAAATACACTTTGACCATTGGCTTATGATGTGTTGTCAGTGTTGAGCGCTTGAGGTTATCTTGTGAAGCAACAAAAGATTGGTTGGTTCTTATACCTGCGCCATGTCCTACTCTTATAGTCTGATATCTTCAATCAGTGTCAATTGTTCTGCCCTTTTTATCTTTCGTGTACCAGATTAATTGTCTGCCTGAAATGACTATTGTGAGGCTGTGTAATGTGTGCCACTTCAGCTCAAGTTGGTGGCAGATGTGGCCAATTTTTGTGTACAGTGGCCCTACATTGAGTATTTAGTTATTGCCCTATTCAAGTGCTCTGTAGTTTGATTTAGGTCAATTCTGTTAAGTGTTAAATTCATTTCTGTATTTTACATGTTCTGTACTCTGACAAGTATTGTTTTTTTCTGTTGATAGGATCTGAGGAGCAAAGACCATTACTTGTCATAAGCAAGATTTCTAAATTGGTGGAGCTTTCATCTGTAGTTGGACTGTGATGAATTTACTGGTCTCTAGTATACAGTAGGGAATCAGTTTAGTGCAACTCAATGGGTTCTTCTCCTTCCAAAGCCACTGGAGAGGACGCCCTGGTTCTGTGCAAGGATCGGATGCGCCATATCAGACAAGCCATTGACTCAAGAGATGCACTGTCAGCAGCACACTTATCTTACACACAATCCCTCCGTACTGTGGGTACTGCACTGCGGCGGTATGCTGAGTCTGAGATCTTACCAGAATCATCACTCTCCATTTCAGAAGTGGATAAGTCGCCATCGCATTCCTCTATGGCATCTCCCTCGCCTTCACGTGCAGTAGAGAGTGTTGCCTCTCCGGCGCATCGAGCAAGTCCATTGACTACTCCGCCCTCAACAAGAATCCATTGCATGAAAGCAGCCGCAACCGCTCCTTTGACCTTTGTGATAGATCCAACTGCTGCTGAATTTGCGGGGCATGAATCCCCAGTCTCAGCTTTTGTCCCACCCCCGCCACCATTGCCTCCAGAATTGTGTACCACATGGGACTTCTTTGATCCCATTGATGCTGCTGGTAGCTCTTCCTCCAACAATGAGAATGGGGTAACCCTGAACTTCAGTAGATTGAAGGGTCTAAGAGAGTCAAGGGTAGCTGAAGTAGTTCCAttgaaagaaggtgaagaagaaatcATGTCTGACAGAAGGCATACAGAACTTCCTGATGATAATGCACTATCTAAGCAGGAAAGAGAGCCAGAGCAAGGTGAGACCAGGAAACCAAGTCAGTTGGTGGATACTTCAACCAAAGCTACCTCTGAGCAGGTTGCTGCGAAGTTGGGGGAAAGCGAAATGGAAAAAGAATTATGTGCAGAGGCAGAGGATCCTTCAGAGTTCATCACTCATCGAGCCAAAGATTTTGTGTCGAGCATGAAGGACATTGAATCCCGGTTTATGCGTGCAGCTGAAGCAGGAAATGAGGTTTCCAGAATGCTTGAAACCAAGAAAATCAGACTTGACATATGTGCTAAAATACCAGGTGATAATCATGAGTGTTGcatgtcttttttttttcagGATTGTGTCAGCATTTTTTGAATAATTTTTAATTCgttatattacccaaattctaggtTCTCCAGGCAAGCTACCTACTGCCCGATTTATGTCAGCACTTCAAGTGTGCTGCAATCGTGATGTTATTCTCAACCAGGGTAACCAGGGTGTTTTCATTATTCTCTTCCCTATCATAATGTTTTCCTGAAGTACTAATTTTAAGTGTCTCTGTAGAAACTGCACAGCATGTCTCAAAGGTTGTCACATGGAAGCGTTCTGTTTCATCTCTGTCATCATCATCTAAGAGTGCACTTATGACATCAATAATTAAAGATGATTTGGATGACAGTAATAGTGATTTTGTTGAGGAATTCGCCATGGTATCTGGAAGCCACTCTTCTACGTTGGACAGGCTACACGCATGGGAGAGAAAACTATACGATGAAATCAAGGTACATCATAAATACATATTCAGCAAGCTCATCTAATATGCTGTCAATCTCAAACCTTTTGCTAGTCTCATGAATACCTCTACATGGAATGCCTGTTCTTTTATAGATGTCAAGTAAAAACTGGTGTGTTTAATCTTCAAGCACTTATGACTTTATTTTTGAGACGTGGTACATTGTCACAAGGGTCGTTAAATGAGAACATGTAATGCATGATCTTTATTAATATTGCATTTTTTAGTCTAATAGTTCAAATGTAGTTTGTAGATCGTTTATTGTGTGCTAAGTGCTAACTACtctctctattccaaattataagacgttttggcttttgctatgcacttagatatacactatgtccagATACActgtaaaaacaatgtatctagaaaagccaaaacatcttataatttggaatggagggagtagcaaaGAAACTAGGGTGTAGGCTATGAGATGTTTGGACACTTGATGGCATAACGAATCATTGTTACTGCCTTACCGCCTTACTTGGTTTATGTAGGCAAGTGAAAATGTTAGAAAGGCCTATGATGAGAAATGTAACCTCCTCCGGCGCCAATTTGCACGAGGCCTAAATGCGCAGCTGATTGATAAGACTAGAGCTGTTGTGAAGGATCTCCATTCCAGGGTATCTGTTGCGATTCAGGCTGTTGATGCAATCTCCAAAAGAATTGAGAAGATAAGGGATGAAGAACTGCAGCCACAGCTTGTCGAGCTAATTCAAGGGTATATATACCTGATAGACAGCATTTCTTATACCAGAATTTCGAATGCAAATCTTCCTGTTTCATTTTTTTACAGTGTATGTgagtaaagatttttttttctcgaacacataAGAGTTGCACGCCATTCCATTAATAGGTAGAAAATGGTCAATTACATGCCGATTCCACTGCTCTGGTTAATATCACACCAAGTTTAGTAAATATTTTAACTGTCAATATCACTCCAAATTTATTTTTGGCAGAATGATAGTACAATGCTGAGAATCAGAAGATTACAGTTCACAACCTATTCTCAGAAGTTACCTTGTTTTGCTGAAATATTCTGATGGCTCATAATTCTACCTTCAGTCTTAGCTGATCAAAATCCTGTTTTTGACATTTCTTGTCTACTAACCTTGATCTGACTTCATATAGGCTAATCAGAATGTGGAAATTGATGCTGGAATGTCACCACAAACAGTTCATCACGACCACATTGGCATACCATGTGAAAAACTCAACCCCAGTGCATCAAGGTGAGCACCGCCGCCAGGCGGCAATGCATCTGTGGAATGAGATGGACAGCTTCTCCTCCAGCTTCAGAAACTGGGTCACTGCTCACAAATCATATGTCGAGGCCCTCAATGCATGGCTCCAGAAGTGTGTCCTGCAGCCACCCCAGGACCGACGCAGGCGCAAGCGCAAGGTCTCCTTCCCTCCTCGCCAGGCCATATCCCCTCCCATATTCATCCTCTGCAGGGACTGGCTCGCCATGACAGAATCTCTCCCTGCTGACGAGCCATGCAAGTCCCTCAAAGATGTGATGCAGCTCCTCCGTGACTCGTTTGAGCACCACGACGAGCAGAACAAGCCAAGAAGCGAGTCGCAGGAGTGTGGGATGCTGGAGAACAATAGCGAGCAGGAGGCGGCAAAGAGTGGGAGTGTAGCATCAGCTGAAGGGCTGCAGTCGAGACTAACGGCGGTTCTTGACCGCCTGACAAAGTTCTCAGAGGCATCACTGAAGTGCTACGAGGAGCTCAAGCAGAACTATGAGATGGCCTGTGCTGATTATAAGAGAGTTGGACCAAATGCTCAGCTTTCTTAGGATTATGTTGATTGTGGTATATGACTTCTTGCTATCTGTTCTGGATGACAAATTCTAGTGTTTTGGTATATATTTTGTGAGCAATCAGGTTATAGTACAATCTTTGGCCTAATATTTACTGATTTAGTGGGTATGCCTCAGTGTTGGGCAGATTTTAAGCTTCATCACCTGCCATGCTTGGAAAGGCATATGAGAACCGTTTTCGCAAAGATATCACAGGCAAGATATCATGATTTCTGTGCGCAAGTAATCTGCTACTCATCTTGCAGCTATGGCATAGGTACCGGCATTACTTTTTACAGGAGTTCTGCAAGCATGTAATCTCCTACTCACCTTGCAGCAATGTCATAGGTACTGGCATTATTTTTACATTGATGGAGAATAAGCGGCTTCATTCGAAATTTATCGAACCAAGTGAAAATCAAATCTATATAGCCATTTTTAGCTCACTGATAAAAATATTCATTCAAAACAATTGAGCCAAAAAAATCTGACAATTCATTCACAAGGAGCCAGTGCTTTGCATTTACTGTTTACATATACTACTGAAACTTATTTGCTCATCTATATATACCTTAATTGCAACTTCGTAATATATGAACTTATCGGACCTATTGTTTGTATGTATATACTCTACTAGAAGCCCACATACTGGGTGTATTGTGCATAGGCCTCCGATTGCATTCCAATTGGGGCACGGATGATGAGATCTGGAAGGTCAAATGCGTCGATGAGTTCTCGTGCCACTAGCCTCACTTGGTAACTGAGGTAGTCTGTCAGCTTATGAATAGCCTGCAGACATACAAGGGAGTACTGCTGTCAGGTTCTGGGATTCAGGTTACAGTGTGAAGCTAGAGCTAAAATTGCAGTATGAGATGAGACCACACACCTTAGCTTTGTTTGGGGCAACATAGTCTACATTCCGATATGTTCCAATATCTTTCCAGATCCTGTCGAGCGCATAAAGGTCGCACACCAGCTTCAATACTCCCCGTGTTTTTTCGTCAGGGCAACTGCATGTATGCATTGTAAGTGGTTGCCAATTGTGGTCACAATAAAGAGCCAGAATATTTCAAAAGAGGTATGAAAGACATCTGAACTATTAGCTGCCTCAGATATAGTTTAACTACAGTTTATTTGTTGTGGTTTGCCCGTTCAGTAAAACAGAAAAGCTAGGATAACAAGGGTTAAAACAAAAAAGGAGTTCCAAGTAGCTAAAGCCGGGTGTCCATAACAGAATAATATAAAGAGCTCAGCACTACAAGGGTTCTGCTATTCAATGATTTTGTGGCTTGATGATTCAAAGAGTTCATTCGAAGCACAAAGAATCCGAACCAAAGCGGGTGCAAAAATGCAATCAGAAGAAACTCACTAGAAGAATTTACGTTTTCACTGATTCAATGTACTTTGCAAGGATGACAGACTCAATGTGTGATTCTGCAAGTGTAAGCAGGTGATTCAAGCATCTATTCCACGCACCAAAACCTCCAAGTGTCTTGCTATGTTTCTGTAGCCGAGCAGCGACACTATGTAGCAACCGAGATGTTCGGTACTGAGAAGAAAGGTTGCCCAATCAGTACCGgaagtgaacatgagagaactctcAGTAAATAGGAAGAAATGACTCACTCTGAATGCATCCAGCTGGAAATTAGGATCCCGCAGATGATCTTCGCCCTCCCATCGGGCAGTGACAGGATTAGGCTGGGACAGGTAAGTACCCATGGAGTCTCTCAAGTAATTCCAGGTAACTGAAAGTGTCCCTCCCTTAAATTTCTCCTGGTATTGCTTCAGGAGATCTCCAGCAACctacaagagcatgagaagatgCACATTATTTAAGGAAAAGTAACTTCATAGCATTTTTAGAAACTGATCCCAACTTCTTCTGAGCTCAGGTTATTTGAGCAAACATGCCCCTCAAATATTGTCAGTCTGAAAACAAACCATCAGCTGGCTCTTATGAAGGATGCGATCAGTACCTGCTGCAGAAGAACTGTGTTATCCCCCTCAAACGTTTGGAATATATCATGGTCATTGCGCAGAGCTCCAAAACGATTTACAGCAGCATAGCCATGGCCACCACATGCTTCTCTGCATATGCTTATAGACTTTGCTGTATATGAAGTTATGTAGGCCTTCAACCCAGATGAAAGAACATGTACGTCAACAATAAGATCCTCATCATTGGTTTTCTTCATTTCCGAGTACTTATCCACTAACTGTACCGTGGCAAAGTGAAACCCATATGACGATGCTAACATGGGCATTAATTTGTTCTGGTGAGACTGATAATCCAACACACTGATCTCAGGCTGCTTAGGTGGACCGAATTGGTGGCGCAGAAGAGCATACCTCACAGCAATTGTTACTGCGACTTTGAGAACACCCACAGAACAATATGCAATGCCAACTCGACCACCGACAAGCTCCCCAAGGGTTGCTGCAAATCTTTTGTTAATTGTGGGCAGACTGCTTGTGTATTTTCCATCCCGTGACACATCACCAAATCGATTCAGAAGATTATCTCTGGGTATCCTAACTGAGCGGAATCTCAGTGCACCATTGTCTACACCATTAAGGCCAATCTTGTGCCCACAATCATTGATCTCGATTCCAGGAAGAACAGCATGAGTTTCAAGGTCCCGTGTGGGGACGATAAATGCATGGATGCCCATATCAGCAGGTTCCCCTCCTTTTCCTTGAAGGGGTAAAATTAACCTTGCAAAGACAGTAGCAAATTTTCCATGAACTGCAGCATTGCCAATCCACCACTTAATAGCTCCATCATTTGGggtgttaataatgaattcatCAGTGACAGGATCAAATGTAGCGGTAGTCTGGGGCTTGGACATTCGATCCTATTTGCAGGAAAAGAGTAATAATGGTAAGGGGAATTGAGTATCAATTCTTTTGAATATGTAACAGTGCGTTAGGTGCTGGGTACAAGCCCTACTGTACGCCattcaaaataaataaaacacAACAGTATTGAGGCACTGTAGCTGCACTGTACATTGATAGACTGCCAAGCAACAAAAGAATAGAGACATCACTGATTAGTggataataaataaataagtggAGAACCTAACCATGATGTAGTTCTGTCATTGCAAAACAGCCTGGATAATCCAAATTGTCAATTCCATCAAAGTACTTATCTCTGTGCTTTTTGGTTCCTAGATTTATGACAGAACCACCCCAGAGGCTGCATTAGCAAGGACGTTAAGGTAGTACAATATGAGAGACTAAGACTGCCATTAGGTAGAGAgtatatagctggctacaaaatttAATCCACAAGGACACTTTCACAAATTCAAATATGTTGAAATGTACAACTGATAATAATGGCAGCAGAGTTTGGATCTGGGCccatcatcaaaataaacaaaaccATATAGTAGAGAAAAAAAGTGTCCACATTGATTGTGATTTCAAGGCAAGTAGTTTGATCATTATCATCTGTCTGATCAGTTTAATGGCTGAAAAACAGCCGCAGCAGAAAGTTCTCCAAAAGCAACCTCAACTGCTCAAGTACATTTTTGCGTGAGATTGAACAAATCATGGTCCTGAGTAATTAATGCATCTTTATGGTAATATGTTAAGCAGGACCTCATTCGCAAGAAGGAAACTGAAATCCTATGTACACCCAAAACGGAAAATTTCATCCCAATAAAAGAAGGGGAAATAATGGAAAAGAAAATGAGCTCAAACTCTGTTTTCATAAACCCTGTCACTGAAAACCACTCGCACCAATACAGGTGAGGCTTCAATGGAGAATAGTTCAATTCAGATATTAACAAACCCAACCTCATTCTCACAGCAGTAAGCATCCTTATAATCCTTTTGAATGTGACAACAGATTGCATGTGAAGCCTATAAAGAAAAGGTTGCTAGGTATTTGTACAGACAGCTGGATCAGTTCAATTGGCCCATAAATTAGGTAGCATGGTCTATGTACCCTGTCCCCTATGATCGATCATGTTATATTAAATAGCATACTTGAATTTTCGGCTTTCTTTAAAGCAGGCACACAAAAGTCATGCAGCCTAAAATTTTACAACGaattgggccttgtttagttggcgaaatttttggcgaaatggtactgtagcactttcgttgttatttgacaattagtgtccaatcataatctaattaggcttaaaagattcgtctcgtgaatttcgtctaaactgtgtaattaattttattttttatttatatttaatacttcatgcatgcgtctaaagattcgatgtgatggggaattttgaaaaaatttgcaaaattttgagaactaaacactaccttgGAAGCGGGGGCAGATAATT is part of the Miscanthus floridulus cultivar M001 chromosome 9, ASM1932011v1, whole genome shotgun sequence genome and encodes:
- the LOC136482593 gene encoding protein ALTERED PHOSPHATE STARVATION RESPONSE 1-like, which codes for MGSSPSKATGEDALVLCKDRMRHIRQAIDSRDALSAAHLSYTQSLRTVGTALRRYAESEILPESSLSISEVDKSPSHSSMASPSPSRAVESVASPAHRASPLTTPPSTRIHCMKAAATAPLTFVIDPTAAEFAGHESPVSAFVPPPPPLPPELCTTWDFFDPIDAAGSSSSNNENGVTLNFSRLKGLRESRVAEVVPLKEGEEEIMSDRRHTELPDDNALSKQEREPEQGETRKPSQLVDTSTKATSEQVAAKLGESEMEKELCAEAEDPSEFITHRAKDFVSSMKDIESRFMRAAEAGNEVSRMLETKKIRLDICAKIPGSPGKLPTARFMSALQVCCNRDVILNQETAQHVSKVVTWKRSVSSLSSSSKSALMTSIIKDDLDDSNSDFVEEFAMVSGSHSSTLDRLHAWERKLYDEIKASENVRKAYDEKCNLLRRQFARGLNAQLIDKTRAVVKDLHSRVSVAIQAVDAISKRIEKIRDEELQPQLVELIQGLIRMWKLMLECHHKQFITTTLAYHVKNSTPVHQGEHRRQAAMHLWNEMDSFSSSFRNWVTAHKSYVEALNAWLQKCVLQPPQDRRRRKRKVSFPPRQAISPPIFILCRDWLAMTESLPADEPCKSLKDVMQLLRDSFEHHDEQNKPRSESQECGMLENNSEQEAAKSGSVASAEGLQSRLTAVLDRLTKFSEASLKCYEELKQNYEMACADYKRVGPNAQLS
- the LOC136482592 gene encoding thioredoxin domain-containing protein PLP3B-like, whose protein sequence is MDPDSVKSTLSNLAFGNVIAAAARDLQKEMVAKDKAQAAPASHDEVDLDELMDDPELEKLHAERIAALKKEAEKREVLKRQGHGEYREITEGDFLGEVTGIEKVICHFYHREFYRCKIMDKHLKALAPIYVGTKFVKLDAENAPFFVAKLAIKTLPCVILFKKGIAVDRLVGFQDLRSKDDFSTRALENILKMKGIIDEKKKDDDDDEESESKNRRVRSSTAQDSDSD